From a single Limibacillus halophilus genomic region:
- a CDS encoding DSD1 family PLP-dependent enzyme yields the protein MVQQLPARVGDELSEVDTPALIVDLDAYERNLGLMASIVGDSGKALRPHAKTHKSPVIALDQMALGAVGICCQKLSEAEILWQGGVRDILIANEVVGKRKQRRLAKLARSMRLTVCVDDIENLRSLNQAAEEADSIVSVLVEVDVGGGRCGVTPNLAGSLAAAAADSPALRFAGIQAYHGSAQHLRSVQERQSAVAKAANLAEAAKADIEARGLVCQTVTGGGTGTLLQDIEYPIWTELQCGSYIFMDADYGRNRDTRGTPYALFENSLFVLSSVMSVAHSGKAVLDAGLKALAFDSGPPTVADRSDFIYSGPSDEHGTLTIPAHEKLALGDRVRLIPGHCDPTVNLYDWFVGVRNDRVERIWPVSARGALS from the coding sequence GTGGTTCAACAACTTCCAGCGAGAGTTGGCGATGAACTCAGCGAGGTCGACACCCCTGCCTTGATCGTCGATCTGGACGCCTATGAGCGGAATCTTGGCCTGATGGCCAGTATTGTCGGCGACTCAGGTAAGGCTTTGCGCCCTCACGCCAAGACGCACAAGTCACCCGTCATTGCATTGGATCAAATGGCCTTGGGCGCTGTTGGCATTTGTTGCCAAAAACTGTCGGAGGCAGAAATCCTATGGCAGGGCGGCGTACGCGACATCCTGATCGCAAACGAAGTCGTCGGCAAGCGGAAGCAAAGGCGCCTTGCCAAGCTGGCACGTTCGATGCGCCTGACTGTTTGCGTGGACGATATCGAAAACCTCAGAAGCTTGAACCAGGCCGCCGAGGAGGCAGACAGTATTGTATCGGTTTTGGTTGAAGTGGATGTAGGTGGCGGGCGTTGCGGCGTGACGCCGAACCTGGCCGGCAGTCTTGCCGCCGCCGCCGCTGATAGCCCGGCTCTCCGGTTTGCCGGGATACAAGCCTATCACGGAAGCGCGCAGCACTTGCGATCAGTGCAGGAACGTCAATCCGCCGTGGCCAAAGCTGCGAATCTTGCCGAGGCGGCGAAAGCGGATATTGAAGCGCGGGGTCTGGTTTGCCAGACCGTCACCGGTGGCGGAACGGGAACGCTCTTACAAGACATTGAGTACCCGATCTGGACCGAACTGCAATGCGGGTCCTACATTTTCATGGATGCGGATTATGGTCGCAATCGCGATACGCGTGGCACACCCTACGCGCTGTTTGAAAACAGCCTCTTCGTTTTGTCCAGCGTCATGAGCGTTGCGCATTCTGGAAAGGCCGTTCTCGATGCCGGTTTGAAGGCATTGGCTTTCGATTCCGGTCCTCCTACGGTGGCCGATAGGTCTGATTTTATCTATTCCGGGCCGTCCGATGAGCATGGAACCCTAACAATACCTGCACATGAAAAGTTGGCTTTGGGCGACCGAGTGAGGCTGATTCCCGGACATTGTGACCCCACGGTTAATCTTTATGATTGGTTCGTAGGGGTGCGAAACGACCGTGTAGAGCGAATTTGGCCCGTGTCGGCCCGCGGTGCGCTGTCATAA
- a CDS encoding 2OG-Fe(II) oxygenase — protein sequence MQAGNAALTRGDRVPNFLLPGLDDKLWVFYDKVRGKRNLLVLHPAGEGTAVEVIEGIEAALPALTKADIDPFLLLVGAEATIRADISKLSRQPSFMVFQDLERKVYPALAGAFGRGPDQALALLLDENQRVLEDLGAPDAQVPAKALASSEKHPRLGPTGTLNSVAPVLIVPNVLDDATCNALIERWHKLGHVEGLAQSRDAQGRAKVLVAHETKKRRDHRITDAAVARDLSQLIGRRIAPELSKSFGLEGFAFDHFVVTCYAAERGDYFRPHRDNTTKETQDRLFAMTLNLNTDDYEGGGLHFPEYGPTHYAPPRGGAILFPCSLIHEATPVTKGHRFTLLSFLRRPQKSANLSPIGIWGAGRTKSTPG from the coding sequence ATGCAAGCTGGAAATGCAGCCCTGACACGTGGCGATCGCGTTCCAAATTTCCTTTTACCGGGGCTGGATGACAAGCTCTGGGTCTTCTACGACAAGGTCCGCGGCAAGCGAAACCTTCTGGTGCTGCACCCGGCAGGCGAGGGGACGGCTGTCGAGGTGATCGAAGGAATAGAGGCAGCCCTGCCGGCACTGACAAAGGCGGACATCGATCCATTTCTGCTACTCGTGGGAGCGGAGGCCACCATCCGGGCGGATATCTCAAAGCTCTCCAGACAGCCGTCATTCATGGTGTTTCAAGATCTAGAGAGGAAGGTCTATCCCGCGTTGGCCGGAGCCTTCGGGCGCGGCCCAGACCAGGCCCTGGCTCTGCTCCTGGATGAAAATCAACGGGTCTTGGAAGACCTTGGGGCACCGGATGCGCAGGTTCCGGCAAAGGCGTTGGCCAGCAGCGAGAAGCATCCCAGGCTTGGACCAACGGGAACGCTTAACAGTGTTGCCCCTGTCTTGATCGTCCCCAACGTGCTTGATGACGCTACCTGCAACGCCTTAATTGAGCGTTGGCACAAGCTGGGGCATGTCGAAGGGCTTGCGCAAAGCCGTGATGCGCAGGGGCGTGCAAAAGTGCTGGTGGCGCATGAAACGAAAAAGCGGCGGGATCACAGGATCACAGACGCAGCGGTAGCGCGGGATCTTTCGCAGTTGATCGGGCGCAGAATTGCGCCGGAATTGAGCAAGAGCTTCGGGCTTGAAGGCTTTGCTTTCGATCACTTCGTCGTGACTTGCTACGCTGCCGAGCGCGGCGACTACTTTCGACCGCACCGCGACAATACGACAAAGGAAACGCAGGACCGGTTGTTCGCGATGACTTTGAATCTCAACACGGATGACTATGAAGGGGGCGGTCTGCATTTTCCGGAGTACGGACCTACCCACTATGCGCCGCCGCGCGGTGGGGCGATTTTGTTCCCCTGTTCGTTGATACACGAGGCGACGCCTGTCACCAAAGGGCATCGGTTCACGTTGTTGAGTTTTCTGCGTCGCCCTCAAAAATCTGCGAACCTGAGCCCAATCGGTATCTGGGGTGCCGGACGCACTAAATCGACCCCAGGATAG
- the ftsZ gene encoding cell division protein FtsZ, with protein sequence MTQHEQEMKPNITVIGVGGAGGNAVNNMIASQLEGVDFVVANTDAQALEHSSCKSRIQLGHKLTAGLGAGSKAEIGAEAAEESEAEIKAAIQDANMVFITAGMGGGTGTGAAPVIARISRELGILTIGVVTKPFQFEGVHRMRSAEKGLEEMARHVDTLIIIPNQNLFRICDEKTTFKDAFKLADAVLNSGVRNVTDLVVMNGLINLDFADIRSVMAGMGKAMMGMGEGEGEGRAVQAAEAAISNPLLDDITMRGARGVLINITGGPDMTLFEVDEAANRIREEVDAEANIIFGSTFDDAMEGKLRVSVVATGFDSATIKPELQVAPAAEFDQAMIVEPNTAESVSSAGDFGEFSGGSLNGEPADDQALNGHGIDGDQDSDDSWDAWAPEKPSINPQPLPLRGASDDKPYKNGDARRESASEFGSFVDGNTLRKLDPFGDDDWGKNHANGAAFFENKPEKPRHTVTPMPPVSGGESRQKVVDEALVEDVTAWITRKYLGPKKAVSDKPVNGSANGSAAVLSQLNGHAAVAGDLASTSEDSQTAMDSGAEMTAGIAQPESEKDPEIAAQSDLARDDDLGHEDNAVANGAPDSDPVPSFLQEGATIPVEASASIPATDEPSRSETDDDDEDQNSGGSSGAPETAKPAKGGAIRNLLRSLNPISGGTTNRRSIDTGRKVLDRLNRLHGYPDSEEGASHA encoded by the coding sequence ATGACGCAACATGAGCAAGAGATGAAACCCAACATAACTGTCATCGGCGTCGGTGGCGCTGGCGGGAATGCCGTCAACAATATGATCGCCAGCCAACTTGAAGGCGTTGATTTCGTGGTGGCGAACACCGATGCACAGGCTCTTGAGCATTCTTCGTGCAAAAGCCGAATTCAGCTTGGCCATAAATTGACCGCTGGGCTGGGCGCAGGTTCGAAAGCTGAGATCGGCGCTGAGGCGGCAGAGGAATCAGAAGCGGAAATCAAGGCAGCCATCCAGGACGCCAACATGGTGTTCATCACCGCCGGCATGGGCGGCGGCACAGGCACTGGAGCGGCGCCCGTCATTGCACGGATTTCCCGCGAACTCGGTATTCTCACGATTGGCGTTGTCACCAAACCTTTCCAGTTCGAAGGCGTGCATCGTATGCGCTCGGCGGAAAAGGGCCTGGAAGAAATGGCGCGCCACGTCGATACATTGATCATCATTCCAAATCAGAACCTGTTCCGAATTTGTGATGAGAAGACGACATTCAAGGACGCCTTCAAGCTGGCGGACGCGGTGCTGAACTCCGGCGTCCGCAATGTGACGGACCTTGTCGTGATGAACGGCCTAATCAATCTCGACTTTGCCGATATCCGTTCGGTGATGGCCGGGATGGGCAAAGCCATGATGGGTATGGGTGAAGGCGAAGGCGAGGGGCGTGCCGTACAAGCAGCAGAAGCCGCCATTTCTAACCCGTTGCTCGACGATATAACCATGCGAGGGGCCAGGGGCGTTCTCATCAACATCACCGGTGGTCCGGACATGACACTGTTTGAAGTTGATGAGGCGGCCAACCGCATCCGCGAAGAAGTCGATGCGGAAGCCAACATCATCTTCGGCTCGACCTTTGACGACGCCATGGAAGGTAAACTGCGGGTTTCGGTCGTGGCTACCGGGTTTGATTCCGCAACAATAAAACCGGAACTCCAAGTGGCGCCCGCCGCAGAGTTTGATCAGGCGATGATTGTGGAGCCGAACACGGCGGAATCCGTATCTTCGGCCGGCGACTTTGGAGAGTTCTCAGGAGGTTCCCTGAATGGCGAGCCAGCCGATGATCAGGCCCTGAACGGTCATGGAATCGATGGCGACCAGGATAGTGACGATAGCTGGGACGCCTGGGCGCCGGAAAAGCCGTCCATCAATCCGCAACCGCTGCCGCTGCGTGGGGCCAGCGATGACAAGCCATATAAGAATGGCGACGCGCGTAGGGAATCAGCGTCGGAGTTTGGTAGCTTCGTTGACGGGAACACGCTGCGCAAATTGGACCCATTCGGCGACGATGACTGGGGCAAAAACCATGCCAATGGCGCGGCTTTCTTTGAAAATAAGCCGGAGAAGCCACGCCACACGGTTACACCGATGCCGCCGGTCTCCGGCGGTGAATCGCGCCAGAAAGTCGTCGATGAGGCTTTAGTCGAAGACGTAACCGCTTGGATCACACGCAAGTATCTGGGGCCCAAAAAAGCGGTTTCGGACAAGCCGGTAAACGGTTCTGCGAATGGTTCAGCTGCTGTCCTTTCACAACTGAACGGTCATGCAGCCGTTGCCGGTGATCTGGCGTCTACTTCGGAAGATAGCCAAACGGCAATGGATAGCGGCGCGGAAATGACGGCTGGCATCGCACAACCGGAATCCGAAAAGGATCCCGAAATCGCGGCGCAGTCTGACTTGGCGCGGGATGATGACTTAGGTCACGAAGATAACGCGGTCGCGAATGGAGCGCCCGATAGCGACCCAGTGCCTTCGTTTTTGCAAGAGGGGGCGACGATTCCGGTTGAAGCCTCCGCTTCGATCCCTGCCACCGACGAACCCTCCAGATCAGAGACGGACGACGACGACGAGGATCAGAACAGTGGCGGTTCCAGTGGCGCTCCGGAAACTGCTAAACCAGCCAAAGGTGGCGCGATCCGAAACTTGTTGCGGTCGCTGAACCCGATTAGTGGCGGGACGACCAATCGGCGCAGCATCGATACCGGACGCAAGGTCCTCGATCGCTTGAACCGACTACACGGTTATCCCGATAGCGAAGAAGGCGCTTCGCACGCCTAA
- a CDS encoding CBS domain-containing protein — translation MERHIVPGIVSDQALSLLSANDTVQEAVEIMTTRKIGAVLIVNDDGSLAGIFTERDVVARVVHQGKDSAATTLGEVMTPDPESVRPEDKALTALEKMSRRGFRHLPVIAEDGSIAGIVSIRDLYSAVLQELEEDVRQRDQLIFDTGYGSG, via the coding sequence ATGGAACGTCACATCGTCCCGGGAATCGTGTCCGACCAGGCACTCAGTCTTCTATCCGCGAACGACACCGTACAAGAAGCCGTCGAGATCATGACGACACGCAAGATCGGCGCCGTGCTGATTGTCAATGACGATGGAAGCCTGGCCGGTATATTCACCGAACGCGACGTCGTCGCACGTGTAGTACATCAAGGTAAGGATAGCGCCGCAACAACGCTGGGCGAGGTTATGACGCCGGACCCAGAAAGCGTCCGTCCTGAAGATAAGGCCCTCACCGCCCTTGAAAAGATGAGCCGACGCGGATTTCGCCACCTGCCCGTCATCGCAGAAGATGGGAGCATTGCAGGCATAGTCTCTATACGTGACCTCTACTCGGCCGTGCTCCAGGAGTTGGAGGAAGATGTCCGCCAGCGAGATCAACTCATCTTCGATACCGGTTACGGAAGTGGGTAA
- a CDS encoding response regulator, protein MKESSAPVTAPEHQDEGSREELRKAHGKLRLAAKIAQRMESLQSSIIGVPAGRAKENTPKNVDGIREDAHQSAQILRRMMPVAADTTSNASSDDPDLSELCRGRRILLADDDPMVLSSARMALMDAGFSVVSCSSGEEAWKVFSKSPKSFDLLLSDISMPSLDGASLVQQARLLHPHLRVILMSGYFDERSAADLVRGGKGSFLAKPFGLSQLVDEVRARLLAS, encoded by the coding sequence TTGAAGGAATCCTCTGCCCCCGTAACGGCACCAGAACACCAAGATGAAGGCTCGCGGGAAGAACTGCGCAAAGCTCATGGAAAACTGCGTCTTGCGGCAAAAATCGCCCAGCGCATGGAAAGCCTTCAGAGTTCGATCATTGGTGTGCCGGCCGGCAGAGCGAAGGAAAACACGCCCAAAAACGTAGACGGTATTCGGGAAGACGCTCACCAATCAGCCCAGATACTGCGCCGCATGATGCCCGTCGCCGCAGATACCACAAGCAACGCATCGAGTGACGATCCGGATTTGTCGGAACTTTGCCGAGGCCGGCGCATTCTCTTGGCCGACGATGACCCGATGGTTCTTAGTTCGGCCCGCATGGCCTTGATGGATGCAGGCTTTAGCGTGGTTAGCTGTTCATCCGGCGAGGAGGCCTGGAAGGTTTTCTCTAAAAGCCCCAAATCGTTTGACCTGCTGCTTAGCGATATCTCCATGCCGTCGCTCGATGGCGCCAGTCTCGTACAGCAGGCACGCCTGCTGCATCCGCACCTTCGCGTGATATTGATGTCAGGATACTTCGACGAGCGTTCAGCGGCCGATCTGGTCCGCGGCGGCAAAGGTTCCTTCCTCGCGAAGCCATTTGGGTTATCGCAACTCGTGGATGAAGTGCGCGCGAGGTTGCTGGCGTCCTGA
- a CDS encoding zinc-dependent alcohol dehydrogenase family protein: protein MKAALFEAFRGPLHVQTVPDPDCPLDGVVVSVEACGVCRSDWHGWTGADPDVQAPHVPGHEFAGRIVEVGPECRNFSLGDRVTAPFILACGQCPVCRAGDPTICADQFVLGFSGWGAFAQLAAVPHADFNLVTLPETMSFDEAAAMGCRFTTAYRGLVERATLKPGEWLVVHGCGGIGLSAVMIGAAMGASVLAVDIDDAKLALAQDLGATLLLNARTADSVGESVRDMTGGGGHVSVDALGVTETFNNSLYGLRRLGRHVQIGMPTDQHARPTLALLDLVYSRQLTLLGTRGMAAHRFPSLLDMVTAGRVSPGRLVTNRISLAQAGKALSEMDDFKGSGITVITDFNN from the coding sequence GTGAAGGCTGCATTGTTCGAGGCGTTTCGTGGGCCGCTTCACGTTCAGACCGTCCCTGATCCGGACTGCCCGCTAGACGGAGTCGTTGTTTCGGTGGAAGCCTGCGGCGTCTGTCGGTCTGATTGGCATGGCTGGACCGGCGCCGATCCGGACGTCCAAGCACCGCATGTGCCAGGGCATGAGTTTGCCGGACGCATTGTCGAAGTCGGCCCTGAGTGCCGGAACTTCAGTCTCGGCGATCGGGTGACGGCCCCCTTTATCCTGGCATGCGGCCAGTGTCCGGTTTGCCGGGCTGGCGACCCGACGATCTGTGCTGACCAATTCGTTCTTGGTTTTTCTGGATGGGGCGCTTTCGCTCAGTTGGCCGCCGTTCCCCATGCCGATTTCAATCTCGTGACGCTGCCGGAAACCATGAGCTTCGACGAAGCCGCTGCCATGGGCTGCCGCTTCACAACCGCCTATCGTGGTCTGGTCGAACGCGCAACCTTGAAACCGGGCGAATGGCTGGTCGTCCACGGGTGCGGCGGTATCGGTCTATCGGCGGTGATGATCGGGGCGGCGATGGGAGCCTCCGTCTTGGCGGTCGATATCGACGATGCCAAACTCGCTCTGGCGCAGGACCTTGGCGCTACTCTTCTCTTGAATGCGCGAACGGCTGATTCCGTCGGCGAAAGTGTGAGGGATATGACCGGTGGCGGCGGTCACGTCTCCGTTGATGCCTTGGGTGTCACCGAGACGTTCAACAACTCGCTGTACGGTTTGCGTCGGCTGGGCCGCCATGTGCAGATTGGCATGCCAACTGATCAACACGCCCGCCCGACCCTGGCATTGCTAGATCTCGTTTACTCACGCCAGCTAACGCTCCTGGGGACCCGCGGCATGGCCGCACACCGATTCCCAAGCCTCCTTGATATGGTTACCGCCGGACGAGTCTCTCCGGGACGCCTTGTCACAAACCGCATCTCACTCGCTCAAGCCGGCAAGGCACTCTCAGAAATGGACGATTTTAAAGGTTCCGGCATTACTGTAATCACCGACTTTAACAACTAG